The following are from one region of the Phyllostomus discolor isolate MPI-MPIP mPhyDis1 chromosome 9, mPhyDis1.pri.v3, whole genome shotgun sequence genome:
- the RBM39 gene encoding RNA-binding protein 39 isoform X5, giving the protein MADDIDIEAMLEAPYKKDENKLSSANGHEERSKKRKKSKSRSRSHERKRSKSKERKRSRDRERKKSKSRERKRSRSKERRRSRSRSRDRRFRGRYRSPYSGPKFNSAIRGKIGLPHSIKLSRRRSRSKSPFRKDKSPVREPIDNLTPEERDARTVFCMQLAARIRPRDLEEFFSTVGKVRDVRMISDRNSRRSKGIAYVEFVDVSSVPLAIGLTGQRVLGVPIIVQASQAEKNRAAAMANNLQKGSAGPMRLYVGSLHFNITEDMLRGIFEPFGRIESIQLMMDSETGRSKGYGFITFSDSECAKKALEQLNGFELAGRPMKVGHVTERTDASSASSFLDSDELERTGIDLGTTGRLQLMARLAEGTGLQIPPAAQQALQMSGSLAFGAVAEFSFVIDLQTRLSQQTEASALAAAASVQPLATQCFQLSNMFNPQT; this is encoded by the exons gaggaaaaaaagcaagagCAGAAGTCGTAGTCATGAAcgaaaaagaagcaaaagtaaGGAACGGAAGCGAAGCAGagatagagaaaggaaaaagagcaaaAGCCGTGAAAGGAAGCGAAGTAGAAGCAAAGAAAGGAGACGGAGCCGCTCAAGAAGTCGAGATCGCAGATTTAGAGGCCGCTACAGAAGTCCTTA CTCCGGACCAAAATTTAACAGTGCCATCCGAGGAAAGATTGGGTTGCCTCATAGCATCAAATTAAG CAGACGACGCTCCCGGAGCAAAAGTCCATTCAGAAAAGACAAGAGCCCTGTGAG GGAACCTATCGATAATTTAACTCCTGAGGAAAGAGATGCAAGGACTGTTTTCTGCATGCAGTTGGCAGCAAGAATTCGGCCAAGGGATTTGGAAGAGTTTTTCTCAACAGTAGGAAAG gttcgaGATGTGAGGATGATTTCCGATAGAAATTCAAGACGTTCCAAAGGAATTGCTTATGTGGAATTTGTTGATGTTAGCTCAGTGCCTCTAGCAATAGGATTAACTGGCCAACGGGTTTTAGGAGTGCCAATCATAGTACAGGCATCACAG GCAGAAAAAAACAGAGCTGCAGCAATGGCAAACAATCTACAAAAAGGAAGTGCTGGACCTATGAGGCTTTATGTGGGCTCATTACACTTTAACATAACTGAAGATATGCTTCGGGGGATCTTTGAGCCTTTTGGAAGG attgaaaGTATCCAGCTTATGATGGACAGTGAAACAGGTCGATCCAAAGGATATGGATTTATTACG ttttctgatTCAGAATGTGCCAAGAAGGCGTTGGAACAACTTAATGGATTTGAGCTAGCTGGAAGACCAATGAAAGTTGGTCATGTTACTGAACGTACTGATGCTTCCAGCGCTAGCTCATTTTTGGACAGTGACGAACTGGAAAGGACTGGAATTGACTTGGGAACAACTGGTCGTCTCCAATTAATGGCAAGACTTGCAGAGG GTACAGGTTTGCAGATCCCACCAGCAGCACAGCAAGCTCTGCAAATGAGTGGCTCTTTGGCATTTGGTGCTGTGGCAG AATTCTCTTTTGTTATAGATTTGCAAACAAGACTTTCTCAACAGACTGAAG ctTCAGCTTTAGCTGCGGCTGCCTCTGTTCAACCTCTTGCAACACAGTGTTTTCAACTCTCTAACATGTTTAACCCTCAAACGTAA